The DNA region ACTCTTCTTTCGCTAAATTAGACAAATCTGTATCTGCTTTTTTTAACTCAGTTAATTGATTGAGTTGAAAAAATAGCCATTTGGGATCTTGAAAATTTAATGCTGTCTTTTGTAATTGACGATTATATCCTGGATGATTTTGCTCTTTTAACTTTGCGGTCAACAATAATTGCGCAATGGTAAAGTAAGGATACTGCGACACAATATTTTCCAACTGCGACACAGAAACGTCTGCAAGTGTAGGCTTTCCGGTTAGCCAAGTAACAATATTATTTTCCAACTCTGACATTTTCACATTTGAAAAACTATAGGTGTGTAACCCTACAAACCTACATTATAATAGCTAATTTGAATATTTTATTTTACCAGTTCCCAAAAATATCATTGAATATGGACTCACTTACATTTTTGACAATATCACTCATTAAGGAGACTTCGGCTTCTTGTAAACTCAGATTGGAGGAGAAATCAAAATTCTGCGTTACATTGAATTCTTGTTTCTTGTTATTCTTCGTCGCATCCACCCATATTAAGTGAAAAGTAACCACTAGACGGTTCATGCTTGCGGTTTGTGTACCTGTTGTAGAACCAATACCTGAAGTTGTGACATCGTAGCCAGAAATATAACCACTAATTTGATAATCAGCATTGTTGTCATCCGTTAATGTCAATTTAGTTTGATTGTTAATCTGTTGTACCAATGCATCTGTGATCTTTGGACCTACTTGCGGATTGATATAACGTGCTTTATTGGTAAACAAATTAATGTGTACTGTTTTTACATTATCCGGAATGATAGTATTTTTAAAAGAATACACACCACAGGAAATAAGTGAACACAAAATAATTAAGAGTACACCTATTTTTAGATATTTAGATAAATACATTGTCTTTAATTTAATCGTTAATGTCGTATTCTTTTAATTTTCGGTACAAAGTACGTTCACTGATTCCCAAATCTAAAGCCGCATCTTTTCGTTTTCCGCGATGTTTTTTCAAGGCTTTGGTTATCAATTCTTTTTCCTTATCAATAATATTCAACGTTTCTTCCACATTCTCGTGTTCGTTGTATCCATCATGCTCATCAGAAGTAATTACAAATGGTTGTGCATTATTGTGCGTCGTGATTTCTTCTGTTTTAAAATCATGATTTTCTGCTGGAGTATATGGCGCAGGCAAAGTTCTACCATCTGCATTGCCATTATAATCATTGAAAACCGACTGTTGCGTATATCTTTCAGATTGAGAAGCTAAGGCGGGGTTTTGAATCAGTTCTAAAAACATTTTTTTTAATTCCGTAACATCTTTTTTCATTTCAAAGAATAACTTATACAAAATCTCCCTTTCGTTGGCAAATGAAGTGCCGCCACCATTATTAGAATCTCCAGCTAGTGCAGGTAATCTATTTTCATTCTTATCAGGAATATAGGATTGCAGTGCCGTAATATCAATTTCTTTAGTTTTACTTAATAC from Rhizosphaericola mali includes:
- the lptE gene encoding LPS assembly lipoprotein LptE, which encodes MYLSKYLKIGVLLIILCSLISCGVYSFKNTIIPDNVKTVHINLFTNKARYINPQVGPKITDALVQQINNQTKLTLTDDNNADYQISGYISGYDVTTSGIGSTTGTQTASMNRLVVTFHLIWVDATKNNKKQEFNVTQNFDFSSNLSLQEAEVSLMSDIVKNVSESIFNDIFGNW